The Mytilus trossulus isolate FHL-02 unplaced genomic scaffold, PNRI_Mtr1.1.1.hap1 h1tg000463l__unscaffolded, whole genome shotgun sequence genome has a window encoding:
- the LOC134702445 gene encoding uncharacterized protein LOC134702445 yields MTTFLVDSRSENTCKKYYSSFNRWKKFAIENSLNELPAEPVHIALYITKLIDEQCSPSVVNSAVYSIKWAYDINGFNDPTENSFVKYLLESAKRRNERPVNKKDPVNNDMLIDL; encoded by the coding sequence ATGACTACATTCCTTGTTGATTCGAGAAGTGAGAATACCTGTAAAAAGTACTATTCAAGTTTTAATAGATGGAAGAAATTCGCAATCgaaaacagtttaaatgaattGCCAGCCGAGCCTGTTCATATAGCACTTTACATTACAAAATTGATAGATGAACAATGTTCTCCAAGTGTTGTAAATTCAGCTGTATATTCAATCAAATGGGCCTATGATATTAACGGTTTTAATGATCCGACAGAAaattcatttgtaaaatatcTTTTAGAATCCGCCAAAAGACGTAATGAAAGGCCTGTAAACAAAAAGGATCCAGTTAACAATGACATGTTGATTGATTTATGA
- the LOC134702446 gene encoding uncharacterized protein LOC134702446, whose translation MDWLGYTWDTIIGRVFIKEERIEKAENGIRKLCIEATNGRLLFSARFLASILGQTISMMIVIGDKVRLHTRYLYDCIMGRASWDAPVKMNPYALTEILFWESLLRKLNKQGVDICRVDHDFVSDFDIFCDASDVGFGGYLSTQFSVVTCVDNSEMSGNWTSDEKLESSTWRELECARRVLCTYESKFSLDNKSVSIKSDNKNVPHILKVGSKESILQNIAVDIHYISSEKNIILNSKWLPRADNQYADKLSRNTDNDDWGIHGELFNYFNGTWGPYNIDRFATHYNTQCTRFNSKHWCPGSEGIDAFSQNWGKDTNWLVPPPSLVPMVLQNIQHDKAACTLVIPEWKSAPFWPLIYTSKGIAHYIQDIEYLSGKRVIVKGADNNGVFAKLPMKFRMLALRIVF comes from the coding sequence ATGGATTGGTTAGGTTACACATGGGATACCATAATAGGTAGAGTTTTTATCAAGGAAGAGAGAATTGAGAAAGCCGAAAATGGTATTCGCAAATTATGCATAGAAGCTACAAACGGTAGATTGTTATTCAGTGCTAGATTTTTAGCCAGTATTTTGGGTCAAACCATTTCCATGATGATTGTTATTGGTGACAAGGTGAGATTGCACACCAGATACTTGTATGATTGTATCATGGGACGAGCAAGTTGGGATGCTCCTGTAAAGATGAACCCATATGCTCTTACAGAAATTTTATTCTGGGAAAGTTTGCTCAGAAAATTAAATAAGCAGGGTGTTGACATTTGCAGAGTTGATCATGATTTTGTGtcagattttgacattttttgtgaCGCCTCAGATGTAGGCTTCGGTGGTTATTTATCCACTCAGTTTAGCGTTGTTACTTGTGTTGACAACAGTGAAATGTCAGGTAATTGGACAAGTGATGAAAAGTTGGAAAGTTCAACGTGGCGCGAATTAGAATGCGCAAGACGAGTATTATGTACTTATGAGAGTAAATTTAGCTTAGATAACAAGTCGGTTAGCATTAAATCGGATAATAAAAACGTCCCACATATACTAAAGGTCGGCAGTAAGGAAAGCATATTGCAAAACATAGCAGTAGATATTCACTATATTAGTtcagaaaagaacattattttaaattctaaatggCTACCAAGGGCAGACAATCAATATGCAGACAAATTGAGCAGAAACACTGATAACGATGATTGGGGTATTCATGGcgaattgtttaattatttcaatgGTACATGGGGACCATATAACATTGACAGGTTCGCTACTCATTATAATACACAATGCACACGTTTCAACTCAAAGCATTGGTGTCCAGGTTCAGAAGGCATAGACGCATTCTCTCAAAATTGGGGTAAAGACACAAACTGGTTAGTTCCACCACCATCTCTTGTTCCCATGGTTTTACAAAACATTCAGCATGACAAGGCTGCATGTACCTTAGTTATTCCTGAATGGAAATCGGCCCCTTTTTGGCCGTTGATTTACACATCAAAAGGTATAGCACATTATATACAAGACATAGAATATTTGTCGGGAAAAAGGGTGATAGTAAAAGGAGCAGACAATAACGGAGTTTTCGCAAAGTTGCCAATGAAATTTAGAATGCTAGCTTTGAGAATAgttttttaa